attaGGTTATACAAGATCGAAAAGAATGCATTGAGTGGAAGCTCAGGCATTGAGAAGGCGAACGGTCATATGCTGAGATATCGTCTTTGATCCATAAATCTCTAATCGAAAAACTGTATTCAAGTTTTGTGGCTAGTCTGTGTTAtttgaacttttcaaacttggCTAATTGAAATATCTTAGTAGCTAATGAAGAAAAATTAACCGAGATCAGTTAATAAATGGCGAGCTAGAGGGGATTAGGGGTTTGAAGAAAAACAAACACGTATTTCTTGCTTAATGTTGCTACATATTCAAACCTTCTTCCATTGGCAATTGTATGTTGTTCTTCCGTTGGCAATTGATATTCATCTTAAATACAATACTGCATTGGAAGGTTAATAGGTAAAACTACTCGATTTCTTATAACACCTTAAACACATGATATACATTATCTTGCCTTCATTGGTTTGATGTAAACATCGAATGCGAATAAAGTTTCACTATCTAAATGAGTAGCTAACACAATTATTCCACTTATTTTGTCTCAAAAGCTTAGAACGGGTATTTCTTTTGTTGGTGAACATGGGGGAGcgttaaaattaaaaaagaggAGATCAAGAGTTGCACCTAATCTTCCCAGCTTACTATGATTTCTGGGTGGGAAGAAAGTCATTGTCAACACTTTGAACGTATACGCTCTTTGGCTACAGGATCTGAGACTGCTAGTTAAGTTGGTGACACTGGTTCCCGTCACTGGCTTGGCACACCAAAAGGAAAATGCAATTGACAAGGCTCAGAAACATTTcagtagatttgattatttgaaCAATTTAAATAACAGTTTGGTAAAGATTACATTGCTACTCTGTCCAAGGAAAATGGTTATCGGATTTATTCAGATAATCACTAGTTTCCGAGTATTCATTCGGAGTTAATCACAGTTTAAATTAAGAAAAACGACGTTTTTCAGTTCACACCGTATATCCACCTCTCCGCGTTGCTTGTGTATTTAACCAACTCTTCTGGTTTGAACCATAGTTTGATCTCGTCCTTGGCAGTCTCAGGTCCATCACTCCCGTGGATAATGTTCCTGCAAAGCAACTCATCTTGTTCAGATTCAGAAGTcttaatcttttaaaaaataagcaaGGCCTAACTATAGAATAATACAAGAAGTTTTGGTACCTTCCGACTACAACAGCTAAGTCACCTCTAATTGTTCCAGGTTCTGATTTTTGCGGATCTGTAGCTCCGATAAGCTTCCGTCCATATTTAATCACTCCTTCACCTTCCCATACCTAGAATTCAATAATGGAATTATTTAAAGTGAAACTCTTTAGCAAACAAGTAAGGTTAGACTTAGCTAAATTCAATCTAACCATTGCTACGACAGGGCCGGAGCTAAGGAAACCACATAGGCCATTAAAAAATGGTCTCTCTTTAAGGTCATGATAATGCTTTTGGGCAAAATCCTTAGACGGAACCACAATTTTGATCGCGACCAGCTTGAAACCCTTGCGCTCAAAGCGTGAGAGGATTTCTGAAATCTGCAATATGGAACGAAAATTTCTTAGCCAATCGGAAAGAGTCTACATATCATGGATGCAAGAGGGACAAAGATAGTTCATGGAGCACACATACCAAGCCTCTTTGCACTCCATCTGGCTTGATGGCGATGAAGGTGCGCTCCATCTTGTAAGAAAAATGTGTCGCGTCAGTTGTGACAAAGAATGCAAATACAGTCAGACATCGTTAGAACAGTCATTTTCTATAATAACATTTCACTATAACAACCTAGTTTTCTTCGGAACCAACTTTCATATTATGTtacaattattatatattttctataaCATCTCGCTATAGCAGCCAAAAACATCCAGACAAACGACGTTGTTATTAGGAGGGTTGACTGTAACTATAAATGCAAGATATAACACATCTATTCATAGGAAGAGTTAGAATAAGGTACCTCGGCAGCATGTGCTTCTTGTTCCTGGAGCATGTAAGCTACATATAATAAAGACGGAAAAACAAACGAAATTAGACTAGAGGTTCCTATTTCATTTATTAGTCATTGCATACAGAAGTTTCAAAGTTTCACCAAAGAGGTGCATTCTCAAAGGACAGAAAAAAATTGTAGCAGCAACATTCAACAGAAGTAAGTACTAAGATACCAACCTGCTGCAGGAAGGGTGAGGATTCCTGAGATCCAACCTGTAGACGAATTCTGGGACTTAGTCCTTCCATATGAAGCTAAAGAAGGCACAACTCCTCTCAAAGAAACTGTGGCTGCTGCAGCCACTGCTCGTCCCCCTGCAAATAGGACAAGTCAGATATAGAAATAGAAGGCTGATCTAGGATATACGGACATTGAATGGTTCGGTCTATTATATAAGTTTTgtaaaagaaagtcatatatagatatatagttTGAGCGCAGAGTATTAAGTGTAGCCATAACCACTAGATTATCCCTATGTAGAAATTTAACGTATCATCATAAATGTGAAGAACAAATAGCAAAGTGATAGCCATCCAAACATTCAAAACAACTACTAATTGTTAATCAGAATCTCACAAATATCCACTTCGATTTCAGCATTTTAGAAAATCAGAGACAAGGACTTTACTCAACCTCGTTGAAACATCAAAATATATGTGCCAGATTGCAGATAGGGGAGTAGTAGCGAACATCACTTAACTTCGTGCTGTAAAATGACAGATTGGTGATAAAAGATAATGTACCAAGAAAAGTGCAACTCTATTAGACCTATCTGAAAGAAAGCAAATTATAGACCAATATAGAGACAAAGTATCAACCTAAAAgctcaaaatttcattttacttaaatttcAGGATCGAAAAGTTCAATGCTTCCCCGCTCACAGATCAAACACATCAACAGAGCTAAAGGCAGCCATAGGAACATCTAGGATTTCAAATCAACACGTAACtttatacacacacacacaaatatCTATGTATCGTGTATATAAACCAAGCTCGAAGAAGCACGGGGATTTGAACCAATCTGTGcaccacacacacacacacacacactgaTTAATTTTTTACTTAAATGTCATGATCAAAAAGCTCAATGCTTCCCCTAACGCAGatcaaaacacacacacaccGAGTTTTGAAGATGCACGAGAATTGAAATCAGTATTAgaacccccccccccacacacacacctATGGATTGATCAAACACATCAACGGTGCTAAAGGCAGCCATAATAGAAACATCTAAGATTTCAAATCAACACACAATTTCACACAAATCACGTGTATAATATATACGGAGCTCGAAATGCACGAGAATATTCGAAATCAGTCTGCACACATACACATATATAGACCGAGCTGGAAATGCACTAGGATTGAAAATCAGTCTATGCACCcaccacacacacacacacacatagattgacaaattttattatatataaagtatACATGAACAATTAGGCGAGTAAATGAAGAAGTAAGAAACATTTGAGATTTAAGGGGAAACGGTACGAAAATTTTACCGGAAAAAGCACGAGAACTCGAACTGAACAGAGACTTGGTAACTCGTGAAGCAGATCTGCAAATCTGAGAATTCATCtttcaaacaaacaaaaattcTGATTCGATACGTAAACAGACGAAGAAGTACAACAAGAAGAAACACAAATCTAATGCACTCTGTTTTTTGAAGAGTGAAAGAAGGAATGAACGAATATGTTTTTTGATCAGTTGAATGAGCTTTGAAATTGGTTATATACTGTTATCAGTAAGGAAGACGTGGGTGCACGCGCTGAGTAGGAGCGTGGTTAAGGGATAGTATGGGCTTTGGCTGGGTCAAAACCTGGGCCCGAAGTTATTGGGCTGAATTAATGAATCTGATTCGTTGTTTCATAGTTAGGATTTcgtattactttttatttttaattagatttaAAATTCTCTTTATTATTGAATTTAGTGTTCTTAAAAATgatgaattcaaaatttaatatttattaaagcttttataaagttttaaatatatacTAATACACATATTATGTCAAAATATTAGGTTCAGTTAAAAACGTAGCAAACATGTTACATCTTCTTTATTGCACCAAGCGTCGAAATATTAAGATTGTGGAATGATTGGAATCTCTTCACCCTTAATCAGATGTCtcgaatttcaaattttgaaatgaaaaaaaatcctATTAGAAAACATCGAATTTACTTGAGCCCCAATATAAATATCGAATATtgtgaaaaaacaaaaaaaaaaagaacagaaaAAAAGAGAGGGAGAAGAGTATACTATAACCTATTAAAATCAGGCAAACTAATAATATGGAAACATGATTGAGCTTTTGATACCTAAATGTTGGTTAAGAGTTCTTTGAAAGATTTCTACAAAATAAGAGATAAAtatcaaaaacatatttaaattattcatttattttttgagtttcatacctaaactattggaagtgtgagtttcatacctaaactatcagtTATTGATTTGAGAAATACACTTCagtatgtgtaatacactctttatgctctctctatttttttaaaaactttgtCACATGACAttccacatggataaaatattttatcttgacaaaaaataaataaactattaatattagttaaaagttaaatattaaagtatttctatcccccaaaaaagaaaatatttttttaaaaaaataaaatttaaaatattttgatcatgCACTCCACCATCTCTCCCCTCCACCACCCACCCACAATTcccgtccttttattttttaaatttcttttataaaatatttttaaaaaatcatacctCACCCTTTCCCCAACTCCTTCCTAAAaagtgttattatttttatttttttaaaaaataaaattatactcaccccatctaaccctccgctcttaatttatatttatttctttttatatttttctcattttgtgttagatatgtccATATAtgtttag
The genomic region above belongs to Solanum dulcamara chromosome 5, daSolDulc1.2, whole genome shotgun sequence and contains:
- the LOC129890297 gene encoding nucleoside diphosphate kinase 3-like, translated to MNSQICRSASRVTKSLFSSSSRAFSGGRAVAAAATVSLRGVVPSLASYGRTKSQNSSTGWISGILTLPAAAYMLQEQEAHAAEMERTFIAIKPDGVQRGLISEILSRFERKGFKLVAIKIVVPSKDFAQKHYHDLKERPFFNGLCGFLSSGPVVAMVWEGEGVIKYGRKLIGATDPQKSEPGTIRGDLAVVVGRNIIHGSDGPETAKDEIKLWFKPEELVKYTSNAERWIYGVN